The genomic interval ATGCAACATgctcaaagagaaaaatgtacattATTTTAGCTCCTTCCTAAAAATATGCTTAGGAGTTGTTTTAAGCAATGTAGGCATTATAAATATAGCTTTTTTCTAATAGCATTATTCtccaataagaaaatacatttctttacatgaaaaaataaataatttaaaacataaaagtaaagcGATAGAAAGTAAAGATGATGACATGCTAGCGTGTATTATTTCGTGACTTTTCCTATGGTATTTGCAGTATTACTCTGGGCACTTTTCCCTAATACCACCCCCTGGAGTGCTTGCTGTCTTAAGAATTAAATTGGTATTATATAGAGAGTGTCTAGCACAGTGTTTGAGCAACAGTAATTGCTCAGAGTATATCAGCTCCTCCCCTACTACATCCTCCAAATCTAGATCATGGGGCCCTTCCAAGCTGGACTCCGCTGGGCGGTGATCTCTGTAACCAGGCTGGGGGTTCCATGAGACTTGGCCAGGGTAGCCCCATCCCCCAGCAAAGGAAGCTGACCTTCAAAGGGCTGGAACATAGTAAGCCCTCAGCACCTTGCCAGGGGGTGAATGATCCTGCCCAGGACCTGGCCAACAGTGGATGCCCAATAATTATTCTTTTGAACGGACAATTGGCGTACAGCTACGATAAGAGGCGGTCCCATCCCACCAGCCAGGAAGAGGCTTGACCAGGAAGACATGGGGTACCAAGAGGGGAAATTTTTGCTGAGGGACACACCTCCTCCTCACCGCACCCCAGTTTAGATTGGGAGTTAAAGCTGGCTCTGGAATCAGCAGAGCCTGTTCTGCTCCCAGGGGCCCCCTCTGTGCTCCCCCAGGATGGATGCCCCTGGCCTCAGGCAGGCAACGGAATGTTGTGTGGTTGGTTGCCCCGGCAACCAAGGCCTGCTAGGTGGCTGCCTTCTTAGAGTACAGAGCACGCTGCCTCGCTGCCCTCCATCAGAAACCCCCAGAGCCTCCTGAGCTAGTGCAAGACTCCGGCCTTGTGGAAAAAAAGCCCAAGAAAGCCCGGGGCAATTGCCGGGGAGGATGGCCGTGCCCTGGGAGGAATATTTCCGACTGGCCTTGCAAGAGAAAATATCTTTGTGAGTGCTTCAGAATgcagggaggggtggaaggagggcAGAAGCCGGTGGGATCACCCATGCCTTCCCCTTGCCTGTGGCACCTGGCTTCCTTGGGCAGTTCCTGGTGGCATATTACTGTCCCcacttcacagaggaagaaactgagtctTAGAGGAAAATGATCTCTGGCCGGTTAGGACAGCGCTAGTTAGAGCAGAGCTGGGTTAACGGCCAGGGCCTCTCATCTGTTCCTGATCCCCACCCCTGGCTGACTTCCAGCTGAGGTTAAATCTTTTGAACTGAGGTGGGAAGGAATTCTGTGAACTCCTGCAAACTCTGCATTTTCAAGGAAGCGTGGAGGAAGCTTGTCGGGTGCCTGCTTTGTGCTCAGCAGTGACTGAGTCTCGAGCTCTGTGTCAGAGTCTGGACCGGTGCTGGGAAAACCCTGCTGAACAGAATGTTCAAGCATCCCTTCTGCTGTCTACACAGCCACTGTGGAGGGCTGTGTGCAGCTCCCCCGCCCCACTGCCACACCCCAGCAAGTCTCCAGATCCCAGCCTCCTCCTGGAGCCCTCCCAGAGAGGTGGAGGGGAGGTCTAACAGTCTTCCAGCCACGCACAGCTCTGGTCGCAGCAAGGACCTGATCTTCCGTGTCCCATTCAGCCTCCCACCAGCACTCTCCTTCCAGCTCTGAGTtcacttttctctcccttctcaccCCCCATCACTGCACCAACTCTGCTCTCAAACTACAGCATGACTGACCCTCCTCACCTCTCCCCTCCAACTACCAACCAGAACTACTCTGTCTCTGTGTCATCCCAGACCCCCGTCACTATTTCCTGCCAATGCCCTGCCTCTCCTGTTAGTCCTCGACCCCCACAGCAGCCTCAAGCACCTTCTACAAACCAAGCTTTTCCCTTGGGGCCTTGGCATTGGCTGTTCCCTGTAGGTATCCACGTGCTCACTCCCTCTTGCCCCTCAGTTCTCTGCCCAGATGACCTCAAGGTCTCCCAGGAGAAACTTTTTCACCTCCTTATTGAAAGATTTccttttgcttaatttttctctGAGCACCTATCAGGTCCAAGCATTATTTATCATTTGTTAGCTTTGTTTTCTGTGGACCCCCTCAGCAGAACAccggcttctggaaggtggggatTTTTGTCTGCCTTGTTCACACCTGCACCCCGCTCCCCAGTGCCTGGAAGGTGCCTATACATGGAATAGGTGCTCAGTAcaatttgttgaattaatgaacaaTTCAGCAGCTAGTTTATGGCTCACGGGGGCATTTCAGGCACTAGAGGGGAATTTGGGGCCCTGACTCTTGCCTCCTTCATCCTCACCTCCTCCTTGAGCCTCTCCAGGAAGATCCCAGGGCAAAATGTGGAGCACCTCCCACCAGTGCTGCATCTGCTGGAGAAGAGGCGGGAGCTGGTGGATGTGGACCGGAGCCTGCAGGCCCAGAAGGAGGTGAGTCTTCTCTGCAGTCCCTGAGACTTTTtggaaccccctcccccccaaaatggTGAGCTAGTTGGGAAGTGATGGAACCAACTTATGAGCTACAGGGTCTGACAGGTTATTTTACCACTCTGAGCCTTGGTTTACTCATCAACGATCaaatgaggatcaaatgagatcagTTGGTGCAAATAAATGTGCACTGAACACCTACTACGTGCACGACACTACCCTGGGATCTAGAAGTCTCATTGCAGTCCTCGCCCTCATAGGGCTCACAGTCtagagaaggagacagacaaGTTCTGGGTGATGACTGCTTCAGGCGGGGAAGCACTGAGAAGACTGTGGGAGCCCAAAGGAAGCCCCTGTCTCCACAAGAGGGTAGTCAAGGAGGCATTCCTGGAGGATATAATGTCTGGGGACCAGGGACGAGCAAGTGAGCTTATTCAGCAAAGGCGGGTAGGGTGAGGAGGGATAAGCAGGCAGGGGGAACAGTGCATTATCCTGGAAGGCAAGGACAGAGCACAGGTGGATGAGGGTCTGGAAGACAGTCAGGGGAAGGGGGTAAGTGAGGCTAGAAGGAAGGAGAGGCATGTCCCCATGCAGGGGCTCTGGGAGGGCATTCAGGCTTCATCACGTGAGGTGGGAGCCAATAGGTGGATTTGGGCTGCCGTGAAGGACAGGATCAGGGACAACAGATGACAGAAGTTAAgaagtcttgggatgcctgggtagctcagcagttgagtgtctgcctttggctcagggagtggtcccatggtcctggaatcgagtcccgcattgggctccctgcatggggcctgcttttctgcctctgtgtgtgtgtgtgtgtgtgtgtgtgtgtaaataaaataaataaataaaataaataaataataaaataaattttaataaataaataaaatcttttttttaaagatttatttatttatttattcagagagagcaaaagagaggcagagacacaggcagagagagaagcaggctccatgcagggagcccgatgtgggactccatcctgggtctccaggatcacaccccgggctgcaggcagtgctaaaccactgcgccaccggggctgtcctaaaatcttttattttttaagtttaaaaaaaaagtctaaaagcgCTGGATAACTTGAACCCCCCAATACACACAGACACCCCCTCCTCGCCTCTCCGCAGGTGTTCCAGACCACCATGGCAGTGCTGAAACAACGCTGGGAACAGGTGAAACAGAAGGAGCGGGAGCTAAAGGGATCTTTTGTCCACTTTGACAAGTTCTTGCAGGTAGGTGGAGactgctgggggcagggagaagcaggccattGGGTCACAAAGTCACAACCCTGTAGGGGCCAGACTCGCACCGAAATTTTAAAACTAGGTTTACCAGTACAAGGAATAGTAGGAGGTACACAGGCATGATGCATGTGCGTTTTTAAAGAGCTTGGGGAAGAAGTGAGGGACAAAATCAGGCTGGTGGAAGCTACCCACGGGCCATCTGTTTGCTACCTACCGCTGGGCGTGCAAGTGTCGGGGCCGGGGGAAGCGGTGAGCCCCGCCGGCTCCCGAGTCCCAAGTCGTGCGGGCGCTCGCCTCCTTTCCATCCGCCTCCCCAGGACACGGAGGCCCGGCGCAGCCGCGCACTGCAGAGGGCGGCGGAGGAGCGGCGGCGGGCGAGCCGCCAGGAGGCCGAGGCGCTACGGCTCCGGGCCCAGCTGGAGAAGCTGCGGCGGGAGCGCGCGGAGCTGCAGCACCGGGTGCAGCGCCTGGAGCCCTGCGCGCGCCTGCTGGGGCAAGTGCTGGAGCTGCTGCCCGAGGTGAGCGCCCTGCGGGAGGCTTGGGGCCTCGGTGCCACCCCAGCAGCAGCGTCCAGTAGCCTCTGGGACCGCTTTGGGTGTGCACTAGTGGAACGCTGACTGTATGCCAGGAACCACCACTTATTGAGCACTGACTGTATGCCAGGGACAAGATTTGCTCTTGAATTCTCCCCAATGCCCAGTGACATGAGTCCCACTCTCGTcaacttcattttataaatggggaaactgaggctcgccATGGTAATTTCCACTCAAGGACACAGGCACTCCATAAATATCCGTTAAATGGAACAATTGCAGGTAGTGAAGCTTGGCTAGGCTTTAtgctggagtggggaggggcggaGTGGCCCTCAGTTCTGGGATAGGCACTGTGTGATGCCCTCATTTTGCACGTGGGCTAACCAAGGAGGCGCTGGAGGGCCAGGTGGCCTGCAGAAGGCAGGGGCCTGCGGGCCACCTGAGGTCCACATCTTGACCCCACCCCAGTTCCAGAGGGTTCCCGAGCTGGTGGCTCGCTTTGAAGGCCTGGCTGATATGCAGGTGGCACTGAGACTCACAGAGCGCCAGCggctggaggagctggaggaggcccGCGGGCGGCTGCAGCAGCTGCGGGACGCCTGGCAGGACGAGGTGCTTAGGCAGAGCCAGCAGCGAGTGCAGCTGCTGGAGCGCCTGGAGGCTGCGAGGGAGCGCACACTGTGCTGGGTACGGCCCGGGAGGAGGTGGGCACTAGGGACCCCAGCCTCTCATCACTAGAGGAATGCTGGGGTTCCTAAGAGCAGAAGGAGCAATACTTACCCCAGATGGGAGCTGCCCTAACGGGGCCATCAGAAAAAGCCTTAGGGCACAGGAGGCCAGTCCTAGCAGAACCTGACAGCCAGTTCCTGCATTTCTCTTTCGGAGGCACCCATGCACACCTAACTGGAGCAAAGTGGATGGGCAGGTTCAAATCTTGATCTGGGAGGAGATGTGGTGTTCTTTAGGAATCCAAGTGGATTCAGATCCAGAACACAGCGGCAGCGAAGACCCTTCTCCTGGGACGCACTAGAATGGCAGCGCTCAACCTCTTCCAGCTAGTGTGTCAGCACAAGAGGCAGCCACCTGCCCTGGACATTGAGGACACCGAAGGGCAGCTGGAGCAGGTGAGCCCCCTCTTTATGTCCCCTCCCACTCCCAGACCTTCGGGAACTTCACAATGCCTGAAATCTCATCTACTCTGGGTTGAGTATGGCCCTCTGGGAGCTGAATGCACACTTCCGACACCACAGATGTGGACTCCATGGCCATCTGGGGACCCTGCCTAGGAGGCCTGGGTTGGTCTTGGCTCTGAAGGGCATTTGCTCTGTGGCCCCAAAAAGTCATgctcctctctggacctcagggCTCTCCAAGGGCTGGGGTGTGTACTGATGACACCGCACGTTCATGACAAGAGTCTGTCTTTCGTCCCAGTGTCAAACAGCACAAACAAGTGATATCAATGAGAAACTGGGTTGAGACTCACCTTTAATCAATACCTGACCCCCCTGTCCTGAGGCATGGACAGGCCTCAGCTTCcctagggagggagagggagtgtgGGGCTGTGTCCTTGTCCTTCTTTCTGTACAAATGTCACTATGGGCCAAGTCATTCAGGTTTGCAAAGCTGCAGAACATGTGACATGGCTTACAACGGAGGGTAGGGGTTTCTGACTTTGGACacctctgttgcttttttttttttttttttttaagatcttatttattcatgagacacagagaggcagagacataggcagagggagaagcaggctccctgtggggagcccactgtaggactcgatccccggactgggatcacaccctgagccaaaggaagacgctcaacccctgagccacccaggcgtcccacctttGTTGACTCTAATGGGGACCCAAAGCATGGCCCTTTTCagtggaagaaacaaaagaaaggcaTCCCTGCCCATGCAACTCCTGTCCTGTGCCCATCACCCCAGATCCCAACCAAACACCAAGAACTTCCGCCCCAGGAGCCTACTTTGTGCCATTTGCTGAGTGGGACAGGTTCACGTACACCACTTGTTGTCCCAAGGGTGGCCCGGCACCCTGCGGTACGTAGGACGAGTCCAGGGACAGAGGCTCAATGTGACCAAGTGAGCAGAAGCCTGCCCTTTCAACCAACCCGAGGAGGAAGGCTCTGTGCGGGTGATTGCTTTAGTCCCACAGTGCTCCCTGGGCTTGGGCCTCACCTGATGCCCCCTGCAGGTGACGGCGGTGGGGGGAAATGCAAGAGCGCAGCAGGGCTTCAGTTCATAGCAGTTTATCCAGTTGCCTCTCTACTTATGACGAGTATGGcttaattcttttctatttttgttagaAATATAGTTTCCTTCTCAAATGTTTCAGTGACAAACGTGAAGGGAGAGCCCAAGGGTAAGTTTGCCTCAAGTTCTAGCTCTTGCCAGTGGACCCAGGGGCATTAAGTTCCtatcaataaataattaaaacaaaatatgggCATGTTAACCCCATGGAGATGAGAGCAGGTCAGCCACCAAGGAATATGACTGATCcaattaaaaggggaaaaaatgaattaatgttaagtgaaaatacTCATTTAATTAGAATGCAGGTGATAGATAACCAGCTAGGAAACTGAGGGTGTCTGCTTACAAACCATTTGGAGGCTTGGACTGAGGCCCAAAGGACCTCAGTCTAGGGGAGGTTTGCTGGTCCCAGGGAACCATCATCATAGCTTTATTAGGGGTCTCCACCCCCCCTCCACTCTGCAGCATCCTACCTTGTATTTGTGGGGGGGTGGAACTGGACACCCAGGGGCTGGGATGTGACTGCTGTGTTGGGGACCCACAGGTGAAACTGTTCATACTGGACCGGTCCTCCATGCTGACCAGTTTTCGTCGGGCCCAGTCCACCCTTGACCCAGGtgagcaggggggcagggggaccccTGAAAAGGAGGTATACATTTCTTGCAGGGTGTGTGCCAAGTGGTGCCCACCTGAGATGGGAGGGCCATGCTCGCTCAGACTGCCGTGCGGAGTACAAGAGGGGCATATAGCAAGTGCTAAATAAGTGTGCActcgagggggggggggggcaccaatCCCTCATCTGCCACATGGCCTAGGACCGGGGGCAGTCATGGCATTAAACAAGCTGATGTGTGTCAAGTGTCTGGAATGAAGCCTGATGCAAATTCTGGTACATTCTGAGCGTTtgggaaataaagtaaaatagccAGACTGGCGAGAGGGTCATACAGCAGGCACTTGCACAAAGCCTCCTCTACTGCGGACTGTTGCAGATGATTGGTGGCCTGAAAACCCAGCTGCTGGAGGCTACCTTTgactgtcccaggaccccaaactggggctgggggcacagggcTTGGAGGGCAGAGGCCGGGACCAATTCTGACTTCTGGGGGTGTGATGGAGCCATGTTAACTAACCCCTTTACAGCCAGAGGGGAGCCACTGAGCCCTCTGCCCCACACCCTGCTTCTCGCCTCCCTCCCGCAGCCCCCACTGGGTGTCTCAGCACAGCAGGCACACCTGTTTTAATATCTGGGTCTGCCCCTTCCAGCTTCTTGGGTAGACTGCACTCCTTGTCCACTGGAGGTGCGTAATAAAgatttattacattaaaaatccATCACTGGGCCTTAGGCACTCAGGGCTCAGAGCCATGTGGCCACCACCTCTGAGCTCAGGAACCACCCAGCACGCGTGGAAGCAGGAGCAACTCAGGTGTGGCCGCCTCGACCTCACCAGCAAACTCCTGGGAGCCCTTAAAGACTGTTTAAACGTCTCCGTCTCTGTCTTGGGCAGAGGCGGCTGCTGCCCTCCGTGGCCACACAGTGCTCTTCTTTAGGGTCTGCAGCACCCGCAGGGAGCGCcgccagcacctggcacagggccAGGCACACGGTGGTACACAGGGTCATCTGCGATGTCCACCCTGACCCTTGGAGCATGCGAGGAGTCACAGGGCCGGGTCACGGCCCTCACATCCTCTTCCTCATCTTGCCCTTCTTGGAGGGGGCACCCCGGCCAAAGGCGCCCCGCTGCAGCTCCTGGGCGCGGCGCCGGTTGCGGGCGGAGAGCTGCTTCAGGCCCCCACGCTGCAGGAAGCGCAACTTCTGCGCGCGGCGCCGCTGTTTCAGAATCTGCTGCTTGGTCTTGAGCTCTGAGCGCACGCGGcctgcaggggcgcctgggctgcggggctgggctgCACCTGCCAGGACGGGCATTCAGGGAGTTTAGCCATCGAGTCACTCCCAGAGGCCTCCTCTGCCCAGAAGCCTCCagacccctcacccccaccccactatGGTTCTGTCTTCACTGCTATGGCTCTGGGCTCTGGCTCACCAGAGGTGCTCAATAAAGCTTCCACAGTCTGCTGTACTGGTCAACAGCACGGAACCTCAGGCTAAACTGCTGGGGTTCAGATCCCAGCTGTGACCTCTCGGAACTTGGGCAAGTCGCTTAACTCCTCTGAGCCTCCGTTCCCCACTCAGAATTAGAGATAATAGCACGTCTCTCACAGGTCCTAACGAGGAGCAGATGAGGAGGTGTGTACCCTGCTCAGAACAAGAGGTAGCCCAGAGTAAGGGCCTCCTAAGTGTCCCATCATGATTATAGGGCATCCAATGAGGATTTACTGAGGATGCGCTCtaagccaggccctggggacccagCACTGACGAGAAAGACTCCGATCCCTGTCTCCAAGGACTGCATGCTCTAGGCTTGTTAGCTTAACTACTTTTGGCAGGACAGAGGTCAGAAAAgaccagagaggggaagggattTGGCCAAGGTCACTTAGCaaagtggcagcagcagcagacGTCAGGTCTCTGGGAAAGCACTTACCCTTGCATCCCTGGCTCCCCCAGCAAGCCCCGGGTCCTCCTCCTCTACCAcgttccctctccctgcctggcTCTTCCCTTCCTTGGGCTCCCACACACAAGATCACAAAGGCGGCCCCAGATGTCTTCACAGGGGCCAGGGTACCAGACAGGGACCCGTCACCTCCACAGaggacaaagcagggaagaacaCCTGTTCCTTCCTgaacccccccctccccaccccccgcagggCCCAGAGGAACAGCCTGCTTCAGGTGGGGTAAAACCAGAACTAAGCAGCAAGGGGTGagaggcctggggaggcaggggcacgtctgcagagacacagagatggagacagagacagaggcaccaagagggaaaagagagactcagagagacagggaaagggagacagcGAGTAGGAGATGCGTGTGTAGCGAGAGGAAAAGAGACGATGGAGGAGACAGATGGAGGGAAAGGAGACAAACGCAGcctgaggagaaaggaaagaggagcaGAAACAGGGATGCAGAGTCGGGGATGGAAAGAGAACAGGGAactggagagagagagcctaGGAAATGATGGAGAGGAGGCTTCcgagaaaaagagagatggagacagagggaggaagggaagagaccTAGCCAGCGAGGAGACACCAAAGGGAGAGGGGAGTGTGTGGAGCACCCAGGAGGCCTGGAGTGAGGCACAGAGGACCAGCCTAGGGGCTGGGACAGTGAACGGCCCCAGAGGCCATGAGCAGTCCTGCAGGATCGTGGGGAGACGGGAAGACGGCAGGACTAGGCCCCCCCGACTCCCTCAGGAGCCATTCTGGTCCCCTCGCCTGTAAGACAGCTGCTCTGTCTTCTCGCCACCAGCTCACAGGTGacatgtccagcacagagcctgtccCCCCACAGGAAGGGGGAGCCTGCTGACCACAAGCTTGCccccagaggcaggggcagggcaggggccatGGCAAAGGTCCTGAGCCCTGCCATCCCATGGCCCTTC from Canis aureus isolate CA01 chromosome 27, VMU_Caureus_v.1.0, whole genome shotgun sequence carries:
- the CFAP73 gene encoding cilia- and flagella-associated protein 73 isoform X1, with translation MAVPWEEYFRLALQEKISLKIPGQNVEHLPPVLHLLEKRRELVDVDRSLQAQKEVFQTTMAVLKQRWEQVKQKERELKGSFVHFDKFLQDTEARRSRALQRAAEERRRASRQEAEALRLRAQLEKLRRERAELQHRVQRLEPCARLLGQVLELLPEFQRVPELVARFEGLADMQVALRLTERQRLEELEEARGRLQQLRDAWQDEVLRQSQQRVQLLERLEAARERTLCWESKWIQIQNTAAAKTLLLGRTRMAALNLFQLVCQHKRQPPALDIEDTEGQLEQVKLFILDRSSMLTSFRRAQSTLDPGEQGGRGTPEKEVYISCRVCAKWCPPEMGGPCSLRLPCGVQEGHIASAK
- the CFAP73 gene encoding cilia- and flagella-associated protein 73 isoform X2, with the translated sequence MAVPWEEYFRLALQEKISLKIPGQNVEHLPPVLHLLEKRRELVDVDRSLQAQKEVFQTTMAVLKQRWEQVKQKERELKGSFVHFDKFLQDTEARRSRALQRAAEERRRASRQEAEALRLRAQLEKLRRERAELQHRVQRLEPCARLLGQVLELLPEFQRVPELVARFEGLADMQVALRLTERQRLEELEEARGRLQQLRDAWQDEVLRQSQQRVQLLERLEAARERTLCWESKWIQIQNTAAAKTLLLGRTRMAALNLFQLVCQHKRQPPALDIEDTEGQLEQVKLFILDRSSMLTSFRRAQSTLDPAGKLR
- the CFAP73 gene encoding cilia- and flagella-associated protein 73 isoform X3, with the protein product MAVPWEEYFRLALQEKISLKIPGQNVEHLPPVLHLLEKRRELVDVDRSLQAQKEVFQTTMAVLKQRWEQVKQKERELKGSFVHFDKFLQDTEARRSRALQRAAEERRRASRQEAEALRLRAQLEKLRRERAELQHRVQRLEPCARLLGQVLELLPEFQRVPELVARFEGLADMQVALRLTERQRLEELEEARGRLQQLRDAWQDEVLRQSQQRVQLLERLEAARERTLCWESKWIQIQNTAAAKTLLLGRTRMAALNLFQLVCQHKRQPPALDIEDTEGQLEQKYSFLLKCFSDKREGRAQG